TGAAGGGTTGCTCCGAGGATCGAATCGATCAGCGACCCCAGGAATCCCCCGAGGGTCACCATTAGGAGGCTCTGAACGGGGGTAAAGGCCAGGTCCCCGAAATCCATCAATTTAAACCCCGCGGCGGCGGATATGCCTATGAGCAGAGCGCCCATTAATGCGGCCAAAGTCCCCGAAAGGCTCACTGCCCCGGAAGTGCCCTTTTCCACCCTCCTGAAGGTCCTGAGCGAAATGGGCCGGGCCTTGCTCAGTATCCCGAGTTCCGTGGCCCAGGTATCGGCGTTGGCGGCCGCAAAGGATACGGCCAGCAGCACCAGATACGATGGATTTTTCGTAATGTAATAGAGGACCGAATACAAAAGCCCCACGCCACCGTTGGCCAGCACCTGGAAAACGTCCCTGCATCCGGTTTTGTCGAAACTTTGCGTCGCGCGGCTCTTTGCGCTCTTTTTAAAATAGGAAAGCAGGCTGGAGGATATGAAAAAGAGCACCATCAAAAAGGAACCGAAGATCCCCGACGTAGCGTACATCATGGTGCCAAGGATCGTGGCGCCTACGGAACCGTCAAGGGTGAGAGAATTCTTTCGATAGGCGGCGTATGCTATGAAGAAACTGAGCACAAAACCTATCCCGGCCATGTAAATGAAAAGGAACAGGTTCGAATTTTTGAGTATATAGAGGAAATAATTGGACGCCAGGGAGGTTACAACCGGGACGGTAAGGTTGTCCGTGCCGGAGGGCGACAGGGCTTCCGAAATTGTTGCAATGAGCGCTGCCACAAAGCTTACCCTGAGGACGTGCGGGGTAAATCCCAGGAAACTTCCCAGGGCGACTGCAATAGCTATAAAAGAAAAAGCGAGCATCGTAACAGAACCTTCAAGGCTCTTTTCGCTTTTGAAGGCCCTGTACTTCGATTTTCCGAATTTCCAGCCTACAATAGCCGCGAGCCCGTCGCCGTATCCCATGGCCAGGACTCCGGCAAGGCCGAGATACTCAAAACCCCTTCCCAAAAGCCCTCCGTCCCATGTCAGAAGGATAAGGACTATCAGCGATACGGGGAAATACACCGTCCCCAGGTCGGAGCTCGCCCCTTTCCTTTCCATGCCTTTGAATACATTTTTCTTGTGTGAATAATAATTTACCGCCACGAATAAAGCAGGGGGTATGAGGGCGTACCTTATGTCGTCGATGAGGAACATGGCCAAAGGCCACCAGTGGGAAACCCCGATATGTACAAATTTCCTGGTAACTTCGGCGCTTGATCCTCCGGCTTTTCTCAAAACTTCCGAGATTATTATTACGCCGAAGACGAACAGGATGGAAATGACAACTCCTATAAAATCTTTCAATGCCCAAACCTCCTATAGTGACATTTACCACGCTTATTATATCATTATTTTTATTTTCCGGCGAGGCAACGGAAAAACGGCTTTCGGTCATTGATTTTATCACCACCGGGTGATATAATTATAAGCAAACAAATGTTCAGGAGATGAGGCCTATGCTCTCCATCCTCCACGTGGACATGAACGCTTTTTACGCTTCCTGCCACCAGGCCCTGGATCCGTCTTTAAAGGGCAAACCGGTCATAGTTGCCGGGGACCCCAAGAAGCGAAACGGCATAGTGCTCACCGCTTCCTATGAAGCCAGGAAGTTCGGGGTAAAGACCGCTATGCCCAACTGGCAGGCCAGGAAGCTTTGCCCCCACGCCGTATTCATAAAACCCGACTATAGGCTCTACGTCGCCACCAGCCACAGGGTGCTGGAAATACTGCAAAGATTTTCTCCCGTCGTGGAGGTGTTCAGCATCGACGAAGCATGGCTGGACGTTACCGGCTGCGAGGGGCTCTTCGGGGATGCGGTGACCATAGCGGAAAAGATCCAGAGGACCGTGATAGAAGAACTCTCTCTCCCGTGTTCCGTAGGGGTTTCCTGCAATAAACTGCTGGCCAAGATGGCCTCGGACATGAAAAAACCCATGGGGATCACGGTCATAACGCCCGAAGACGTGCCCGACGTAATCTGGCCCCTGCCTGTGGACGAACTTTTCGGCGTGGGCCCCAGGCTGGCGGAACGCCTGAAGAAGATGAACATAAACACGATAGGCGACCTGGCGGCGGTGCCCGTCGAGATGCTGGAAGCGGCTTTCGGGCTGGTGGGACGCCACATCCACCTCTTCGCCAACGGCATAGACGATTCCCCGGTAGATCCCCATTCCATGGACGATGCCAGGTCCATGGGCCACTCGATCACGCTGCCCCGGGATGTGGAAACCTGGGATGAGGCCGAGGCGGTGCTGCTGTCCCTGGCGGAGCAGGTGGGAAGGCGGGTGCGGCGGGGAAACTACGTCGGCAGGGTGGTGACCGTCACCCTCCGGGACTCCTCCTTTTCCACCATAACCCGTTCTACCACGATCCCCCACACCAGCGCCACCGAAGACATATACGCCGCCGCAAAGCGGCTTTTGCGCTCCAACTGGGACGGCAGGACGCCGTTGAGGCTCCTGGGTGTGAGTCTTTCGGGCCTCATAAGGGAATTCGACCAGATTTCCGTATTCGAGGCCGACGAAAAGAAAAAGAGGCTCAACCGGGTTATAGACGAAATAAGGGAGAGGTTCGGGGATAACGCCATCTTCCGGGCGAAGCTGAAGTCCCGGGACCTTATAGGCCAAAAGGGCAGTCCGGCCATAGGACCCTTCGCCAGGCGAAATTGATAGGCCTTGCTTTTGCCGATAAAACGCGATATTGTTAAAGTAAGAGTATAAATGTTGCGGAGGAATGACCTTGATACTCGTTGCCACTTCGGGTTATGCGTACAAAGACTGGAAGGGAAGGTTTTACCCCGAGAACATGAAGGACGGGGATATGCTGGCCTTTTACAGCCGGGAGTTTCCCTTTACCGAGGTGAATTCCAGCTACTACAGCATGCCGACACCGTATATGTTCTACCATATGATGAAAAAAACCCCGGGAAATTTCATCTTCGTCGTCAAAGCTTACGGCGGCATGACCCACCAGAGGGACCTCGGCGATATAACGGTGGGGAGGTTCCACGACGCCTTAAAGCCGCTGGTGGAAGCGGGAAGGCTGGGGTGCGTGCTGGCCCAGTTCCCGTACAGTTTTCACAATAACGAAAAAAACAGGGATTACCTCAAAAAGTTGCGGGAGAGGATGAAGGACCTGCCGCTCGCCGTCGAGTTCAGGTCCGACGACTGGTTGAGGCTTGAAGTTATCCGCCTGCTCAGGGAAAACGATATGGCTTTCGTATGCGTCGACGAGCCGCCCATAAGAGGGCTTCTGCCGCCGGTGGTGGTGGCCACCAGTTCTATAGGATATGTGCGGTTTCACGGCAGGAATATCCGGAAATGGTATAACCACGAGAAATCTTACGAGCGCTACGATTACCTGTACACCGAGATGGAACTTTCGGAATGGGTGCCCAGGATAAGAGAACTTTCCCGCAAGACAAAGGTCGTATTCATAGCGATGAACAACCACTTCAACGCGTCGGCCGTCATCAACGCCAGGCAGCTCTTGGGACTTTTAAAAGAGGCGGGCAATATATAAATAATATTCAGATAAAAAAGGCATCTACTCGGGATGCCTTTTTTATTACCTGTCCCTAAGGGAAATATATGGCTTTAATCTCGTAAAGGAACATGCCGCCGGGGGCGTTCACCTGTACTTTTTCACCGGGCTTTTTCAAAAGGAGCGACTTTCCCACCGGGGACAGAACCGAAACGCTATATATTTCTGGATCTGAGGCAATGTTGCCGCTGGGCAGGACCACCCTGAAATTGTATGTTTCGTCGTTTTCGATATCCTGTACTTGCACTCGGCTGTTGATTACCACATACGGAAAGCTTTCGTCGGCTGTATCTTCCTGCTGGACGGAGCTTATGAATTCATCCATGAACTTGATGTAATTGTCCAGCAGGTGTTCAAGCTCCCGGGCTTCCCTGGGGGAATTACTGAAATGTTCATCGATAAGCCTGCTTTTTCCCGCTTCTAGATCTGCCAGATGTTTAATCAGAGCCTCAAAAGCCGTCTTTGACAGGGTGTAGGTCCTTTGCATTTTAAACCTCTCCTCCCGAAGACATTTTATGGGAAAATCCGTAAAAAAAACAATTCGGGCATTTCGCTTACGCGAAATACCCGTTTATGAAAACCATACCATATATTACAGACATTGTCAACAGTGTATGATGTTTCCATTTAATATAATATTTTACAATTTATGACATATCCTGTACCTTTCCAGGGCGCTTCTCACTATGGAGCCGATGAAATCGGCCCGCGTCATGCCCGCGGTCTTGGCCATGTAGCCCATATATCCGTGATGGGTCCCGTCCTTTGACATGGTAAGTCCGGCGAAGGTATTTATCTCCAGAAAGTACGGGATACCGTCGTCCCCCAGGATCATGTCTATCCTGGAAAAGTCCTTGGCGTTCAGGACCTTGTAGATACTCAGTGCTGTGCTTTTTACTTTTTCCTCCTCTTCGGGGGAGAGCCTTGCGGGACAGTGGATTATCTCGTTGTCGAACATTTTATGTTCAAAGGTATTGGTTCTAGTGGAATTATATTCGATTTCAACCGGTGGCAGAACCCGGGGATTTTTATACCCGATTATTCCCACTGTTATCTCCCTGCCCCTGATGAATTCCTCCACAAGGGCGGGCTGGCCTATTTTATCGGTTATCTTTGATACGACCCGGGCTAGGTCTTCGTGCCTTTCAATGATGTTTTCCTCGCTTATACCGGCGCTGCCGCGGCCACGAACGGGTTTGACAAAAAGCGGGTACTTTAGGTCGTGGTCGGGTATTTCGTTCGGGTCTTCCACCACTATAAATCTCGGCGTGGGAAGTTTATGGTACGCCACTATCTTCTTGCGCGTGGCTTTATCCGTCGCTACCAGGTCCAGCCCGGAACCGGCGAAGGGGATGCCGAAGGCTTCGAGGAAAGCTACTTCCTCGAGCGATGAGGCGTTGAACACCAGGTCTACCTTCTCTTCAAGCACTTTTCTCAAGGTTTCCTGCGGGTTGTCCTTTTTCCATTCTATCATTACCGCATCAAAGCCCGCTTCCTTTATTGCAGAAAAGTGCTGATAAGCCTCTTCATAAGCGTCATCGTAAATGTTTTCCCCGGAAAGTTTCAGCTGGAGCTCCACGTTCCGGAACTTTCTCCAGAATACCCCTACCTTCATATCCATTCCCCCTTTACATTTTTTTAAAATGTAAAGATATAGAATAGATTAAGGAGCCTCCAGCATATCGGCTCGGGTATGAAAGTCCGTAGACGTGTACAATTATATAACAAAGTGGCCTGTTGAGGCAAGAAATTTATACAATTATCAGAAATATCGAGTTTCGGAAATTTACCTTGATTATTTCAAAATTTGTCCAAAATTTGTTATAATATATCCAACAAAATTTGCCATTTAGAGGGAGGATGTTGCAGGATGCTGATTCTTACAAAAAGCGATGTAGAAAAAGCCCTTTCAATGGAAGAGGCCATAAATGCCATGGAGGAAGCTTTTGCCGCCTATTCGACGGGGAGGACTATAGTTCCGCTAAGGACCGTAATCCACATCGGCGGCGCGGAGGGTGACGCCCTGTTCATGCCGGGCTATGTAGAGGGCATCGGCGTGGCGGTCAAGCTGGTGTCGGTTTTTCCGGGCAACGCAAGGTTTGGCAAACCGACCATCAGCTCCGTGGTAGTGCTGGAAGACCGGGAAACCGGAGAACCCGTGGCACTGATGGACGGCGCTTACCTTACGGCCCTCAGGACCGGTGCGGCGTCTGGAGCCGCCTCAAAGCACCTGGCGCGAAAGGACTCGAAGGTGGCCGCCGTAATAGGGGCCGGTGTCCAGGGGAAAACCCAGCTATGGGCCGTGTGCTGTGTGAGAAACATCGAGGAGGCCCGGATTTATAACAGGGATCCGA
The DNA window shown above is from Thermosediminibacter oceani DSM 16646 and carries:
- a CDS encoding DUF92 domain-containing protein → MKDFIGVVISILFVFGVIIISEVLRKAGGSSAEVTRKFVHIGVSHWWPLAMFLIDDIRYALIPPALFVAVNYYSHKKNVFKGMERKGASSDLGTVYFPVSLIVLILLTWDGGLLGRGFEYLGLAGVLAMGYGDGLAAIVGWKFGKSKYRAFKSEKSLEGSVTMLAFSFIAIAVALGSFLGFTPHVLRVSFVAALIATISEALSPSGTDNLTVPVVTSLASNYFLYILKNSNLFLFIYMAGIGFVLSFFIAYAAYRKNSLTLDGSVGATILGTMMYATSGIFGSFLMVLFFISSSLLSYFKKSAKSRATQSFDKTGCRDVFQVLANGGVGLLYSVLYYITKNPSYLVLLAVSFAAANADTWATELGILSKARPISLRTFRRVEKGTSGAVSLSGTLAALMGALLIGISAAAGFKLMDFGDLAFTPVQSLLMVTLGGFLGSLIDSILGATLQGVYYSEELEGETEKRFTNGKPNRLVRGLGFVNNDLVNFLSIGLSSALFAGII
- a CDS encoding DNA polymerase IV, giving the protein MLSILHVDMNAFYASCHQALDPSLKGKPVIVAGDPKKRNGIVLTASYEARKFGVKTAMPNWQARKLCPHAVFIKPDYRLYVATSHRVLEILQRFSPVVEVFSIDEAWLDVTGCEGLFGDAVTIAEKIQRTVIEELSLPCSVGVSCNKLLAKMASDMKKPMGITVITPEDVPDVIWPLPVDELFGVGPRLAERLKKMNINTIGDLAAVPVEMLEAAFGLVGRHIHLFANGIDDSPVDPHSMDDARSMGHSITLPRDVETWDEAEAVLLSLAEQVGRRVRRGNYVGRVVTVTLRDSSFSTITRSTTIPHTSATEDIYAAAKRLLRSNWDGRTPLRLLGVSLSGLIREFDQISVFEADEKKKRLNRVIDEIRERFGDNAIFRAKLKSRDLIGQKGSPAIGPFARRN
- a CDS encoding DUF72 domain-containing protein, coding for MTLILVATSGYAYKDWKGRFYPENMKDGDMLAFYSREFPFTEVNSSYYSMPTPYMFYHMMKKTPGNFIFVVKAYGGMTHQRDLGDITVGRFHDALKPLVEAGRLGCVLAQFPYSFHNNEKNRDYLKKLRERMKDLPLAVEFRSDDWLRLEVIRLLRENDMAFVCVDEPPIRGLLPPVVVATSSIGYVRFHGRNIRKWYNHEKSYERYDYLYTEMELSEWVPRIRELSRKTKVVFIAMNNHFNASAVINARQLLGLLKEAGNI
- a CDS encoding GreA/GreB family elongation factor, with the protein product MQRTYTLSKTAFEALIKHLADLEAGKSRLIDEHFSNSPREARELEHLLDNYIKFMDEFISSVQQEDTADESFPYVVINSRVQVQDIENDETYNFRVVLPSGNIASDPEIYSVSVLSPVGKSLLLKKPGEKVQVNAPGGMFLYEIKAIYFP
- a CDS encoding D-alanine--D-alanine ligase family protein → MKVGVFWRKFRNVELQLKLSGENIYDDAYEEAYQHFSAIKEAGFDAVMIEWKKDNPQETLRKVLEEKVDLVFNASSLEEVAFLEAFGIPFAGSGLDLVATDKATRKKIVAYHKLPTPRFIVVEDPNEIPDHDLKYPLFVKPVRGRGSAGISEENIIERHEDLARVVSKITDKIGQPALVEEFIRGREITVGIIGYKNPRVLPPVEIEYNSTRTNTFEHKMFDNEIIHCPARLSPEEEEKVKSTALSIYKVLNAKDFSRIDMILGDDGIPYFLEINTFAGLTMSKDGTHHGYMGYMAKTAGMTRADFIGSIVRSALERYRICHKL